The Roseiconus lacunae nucleotide sequence TGACAGCGATCCAACAACTTCGATCGCGCGGTATCGACGCGTCCCGTGTAACTGACATTGTCCTAACACACTGCGATTCCGATCATGTGGGCGGCCGGTCTGACTTTCCCAATTCAGACGTTCATGTCTCATCCGAAGAGAAGTCCAATCTTGATTCCGGAAATCCACGTTACACACCTCGCGAATTTGGACACGGACCCAAATGGCAAACATACTCCGAGAATGACTCCAACCATCATTCATCGGACTTGCATGGACTCCTTCTGCACAGTCATATTTGGCAAAGTTGTGACAAGCAACCTGCCAATCTTCATGGTCGGGCACCATCTCCGTAATGTGCGGACGTCCTAATCTGGAATGAGGTAATTAAATGCGCGGCTTAACCATCATCTTGGCAGCTTTTGCTTTCGCCCAATTCGTAAAAGCAGATGACAACAAACAGAGCCCGCCAGATGCAGAAAAACTGCTGAAGGATGCGATTGCTTATCGTGAGAAGTTGCCGAGTTCGTATGCGGTAACTCTGCGAATGCTCAACGTCGTCCTGGATGACAAGGGGTTCATTGACAGCGACACCATTTACCTGTTTTCCGAGGAGCCAAACACAAAATACGTGGCATTCGGAATTGCGAACTCACGTGATGGTGAATTTGCTCGTAGAACCTGGGATCAAACACTTATCAGAGGACTGACGAGAGCGAGACGTATTGGCATACCTACCGGTCCATTTAAAGATCAGACGGTAGAGAATATCAATATTGATCCGAAGGAGTCAAAAACGAAGAGATTCCTGCCAGAGTTTGACCCGTTCTTTTTCGTTTTGGCTCAAGATACTGACTTTTCCTTTCGGCGAATCAACCGACGGTTTGGGAGCCATATTGATCAATGGTATACCTTTATAGAACAGAAGCCTGCCGAAAAGGGTTGCATCGAATCGGACTGGCAAGTGAATAAATTGGTGGTCAAGATATGGTTCGACCCATCACAAGGCTGGCTTCCAGTTAGGATTGACCGGCTCGGGCTTCCAGAATCGGGCAGCAACGGTGAACGTCCTACGCAATCGACGCAAAGAATTGAGTGGAAGAAGCTGGAAGTCGGTGGAGACCGCATCTGGTTGCCTGTGGAATTCAAAAGATCTGCAATCAAGAATCGAGGGAAGGTAACCGATCTAGTAGGTCGATTTTGCTGGAAAGAAACCAAAGAACGATCAGTGATCCCTAACCTGGAGGAAGAAGATTGGCGAGAAAGGTTTAGAGAAGAGTTTGATGAGCAATGGAACTGGAATTTCGAAGACTATTTAAGAGCTAATTCGTACGAAGCACAGCGAAAAAAGCGTTAGGGCGTTGGAGTGCCCCAATTAGTCAATGGGCGTTTCCAGTGGTCATTGCTCAGAAACCGTGGCGAACGCCATTCGGCTAAACCTCTCTTTTAACGCTAACGAAGCACCAGCCAGACAGTGATAGTAGTGAGGTCCCTCCTATAAAAAAACC carries:
- a CDS encoding MBL fold metallo-hydrolase, producing the protein MQIDHLNFGWLHKPPLPTASCHCLVVQANSGVVLIDTGIGMHDVANPEQRIGAEAIDAAGLKFSPNVTAIQQLRSRGIDASRVTDIVLTHCDSDHVGGRSDFPNSDVHVSSEEKSNLDSGNPRYTPREFGHGPKWQTYSENDSNHHSSDLHGLLLHSHIWQSCDKQPANLHGRAPSP